Proteins encoded by one window of Thermoanaerobaculia bacterium:
- a CDS encoding undecaprenyl-phosphate glucose phosphotransferase — protein MIKQNVRRQASVLIAADVAATLLALVAAWFLRFRLGVIPVTKGVPGSAPYWRLIPILAFLWPVVYSFHGLYRPRRGRSRSEEAFVILTATALAVVLLAGIATFYRAFSYSRLVLVIFFLCDVPFVVVARLLVRSRWQAKWRSGIGVKRAVVVGAGRLGKSVVDRLVDHPEAGMAACAMLDDDPARHGASYRGVPIGGPTTAAASWLSQGRADTVFIALPLEAHRRTLEIVAAAARAGGEVRVVPDLLQHITFRAGLEDWDGLPVVHLTETPVSGWSGLVKRFLDLALSLGGMLVLLPLLPIVALIIKLTDGGPVLYSQERMGLDGRPFRMWKFRTMRVDAEEETGAVWATPDDPRRTAIGSFLRRWSFDELPQLYNVLRGDMSLVGPRPERPEFVAEFKEKFPQYMLRHRVRSGMTGWAQVHGWRGNTSLAKRIEYDLFYIENWTLALDVRILWMTLVKDLRANAH, from the coding sequence ATGATCAAACAGAACGTCCGGCGCCAGGCGTCGGTGCTCATCGCCGCGGACGTCGCGGCGACCCTCCTCGCGCTCGTGGCGGCGTGGTTCCTGCGCTTCCGGCTCGGCGTCATCCCCGTCACCAAGGGGGTGCCGGGAAGCGCGCCGTACTGGCGGCTGATCCCGATCCTCGCGTTCCTGTGGCCGGTCGTCTATTCGTTCCACGGGCTCTATCGTCCGCGGCGGGGCCGTTCCCGATCCGAGGAGGCCTTCGTCATCCTCACCGCCACGGCGCTCGCGGTCGTCCTGCTCGCCGGGATCGCGACGTTCTATCGCGCCTTCTCCTATTCGCGTCTCGTGCTCGTCATCTTCTTCCTCTGCGACGTGCCGTTCGTCGTCGTCGCGCGGCTGCTCGTGCGGTCGCGGTGGCAGGCGAAGTGGCGAAGCGGGATCGGCGTCAAGCGCGCGGTCGTCGTCGGCGCCGGACGGCTCGGGAAGTCGGTCGTCGACCGGCTCGTCGATCACCCCGAGGCGGGAATGGCGGCCTGCGCGATGCTCGACGACGATCCGGCGCGGCACGGGGCGAGCTATCGCGGCGTCCCGATCGGCGGGCCGACGACGGCCGCCGCGTCATGGCTGTCGCAGGGAAGGGCCGATACGGTCTTCATCGCGCTCCCCCTCGAGGCCCACCGCCGGACGCTCGAGATCGTCGCCGCGGCCGCGCGGGCGGGAGGCGAAGTGCGCGTCGTCCCGGACCTCCTGCAGCACATCACGTTCCGCGCGGGGCTGGAGGATTGGGACGGCCTCCCGGTCGTGCACTTGACCGAGACGCCGGTCTCGGGCTGGTCGGGGCTCGTGAAGCGCTTCCTCGATCTCGCGCTCTCGCTCGGCGGGATGCTGGTGCTCCTCCCTCTCCTGCCGATCGTGGCCCTCATCATCAAGCTGACCGACGGCGGTCCCGTTCTCTACTCGCAGGAGCGGATGGGGCTCGACGGCCGGCCGTTCCGGATGTGGAAGTTCCGGACCATGCGGGTCGACGCGGAGGAAGAGACGGGCGCCGTCTGGGCGACGCCCGACGACCCGCGGCGCACGGCGATCGGGAGTTTCCTGCGACGCTGGTCCTTTGACGAGCTGCCGCAGCTCTACAACGTCCTCCGGGGAGACATGTCGCTCGTCGGACCGCGGCCGGAGCGGCCCGAGTTCGTGGCCGAGTTCAAGGAGAAGTTCCCCCAGTACATGCTGCGCCACCGGGTCCGGTCCGGGATGACCGGCTGGGCGCAGGTGCACGGATGGCGCGGGAACACGAGCCTCGCCAAGCGGATCGAATACGACCTCTTCTACATCGAGAACTGGACGCTCGCGCTCGACGTGCGGATACTCTGGATGACGCTCGTGAAGGACCTCCGCGCCAACGCGCATTAA